A genomic stretch from Desulfolutivibrio sulfodismutans DSM 3696 includes:
- a CDS encoding argininosuccinate synthase — protein MSDIKKVVLAYSGGLDTSVILKWIKKTYNCEVVTLTADLGQEEELDGLEEKALRTGASKAFILDLREEFAADFIFPMLRACAVYEGRYLLGTSIARPLIAKAQVDIARSEGATAIAHGATGKGNDQVRFELTANVLEPRLTVIAPWREWDFRSRTDLINFARQNGIPVPSDKGPSYSMDRNLMHLSFEGQELEDPWNEPGPGSHLLCAPIEKAPDKPEIITIDFEKGDPVAVNGERLSPAALIKTLNTLGGVHGIGRLDMVENRYVGMKSRGVYETPGCTILHAAHRDLEGICMDREVLHMRDQLIPRYAEMVYYGYWFSPERKALQALMDQAQERVTGTVRLKLYKGNVVPLGRKSPLSLYNANLATFEEDEVYNQADATGFIRLAGLRLRGLGR, from the coding sequence ATGAGCGACATAAAAAAAGTGGTCCTGGCCTACTCCGGCGGCCTGGACACCTCGGTCATCCTCAAGTGGATCAAAAAGACCTACAACTGCGAGGTCGTAACCCTTACCGCCGACCTGGGCCAGGAAGAGGAACTCGACGGCCTGGAGGAAAAGGCCCTGCGCACCGGCGCGTCCAAGGCCTTCATCCTCGACCTGCGCGAGGAGTTCGCCGCAGACTTCATCTTCCCCATGCTCCGGGCCTGCGCCGTCTACGAGGGGCGGTACCTTCTGGGCACCTCCATCGCCCGGCCGCTCATCGCCAAGGCCCAGGTGGACATCGCCCGCTCCGAAGGCGCCACGGCCATCGCCCACGGGGCCACGGGCAAGGGCAACGACCAGGTGCGCTTCGAGCTCACGGCCAACGTTCTGGAACCGCGCCTTACGGTGATCGCCCCCTGGCGGGAATGGGACTTCCGCTCCCGCACCGACCTCATCAACTTCGCCAGGCAAAACGGCATCCCCGTGCCCTCGGACAAAGGCCCGTCCTACAGCATGGACCGCAACCTCATGCACCTAAGCTTCGAGGGCCAGGAACTGGAAGATCCCTGGAACGAGCCCGGGCCCGGCAGCCACCTTTTGTGCGCGCCCATCGAAAAGGCCCCGGACAAACCCGAGATCATCACCATCGACTTCGAGAAGGGCGACCCCGTGGCCGTCAACGGTGAGCGCCTGTCCCCGGCGGCCCTGATCAAGACCCTCAACACCCTGGGCGGCGTTCACGGCATCGGCCGCCTGGACATGGTGGAGAACCGCTACGTGGGCATGAAGTCGCGCGGGGTGTACGAGACCCCGGGCTGCACCATCCTGCACGCCGCGCACCGTGACCTGGAAGGCATCTGCATGGACCGCGAGGTCTTGCACATGCGCGACCAGCTCATCCCGCGCTACGCCGAAATGGTCTACTACGGCTACTGGTTTTCGCCGGAGCGCAAGGCCCTGCAGGCCCTCATGGACCAGGCCCAGGAACGCGTCACCGGCACGGTGCGCCTCAAGCTCTACAAGGGCAACGTCGTCCCCCTGGGACGCAAGTCGCCCCTGTCGCTGTATAACGCCAACCTGGCGACCTTCGAGGAAGACGAGGTCTACAACCAGGCCGACGCTACCGGGTTCATCCGGCTGGCCGGATTGCGCCTGCGCGGCCTGGGCCGGTAG
- a CDS encoding SH3 domain-containing protein, with the protein MTRRAFFSFLILAALCILPALHGCVVYVPQSRYDPAPPPQVVVAPMPCPAGYGWSPGYGCVPVPEPSAPAYAPVITRVKAATLNLRACPGTSCAVTATLVQGEEVQVLGYGDGWTRVYVPARALEGWLSGRHLSDY; encoded by the coding sequence ATGACACGCCGCGCGTTTTTCTCTTTTTTGATCCTTGCCGCGCTGTGCATCCTGCCCGCCCTGCACGGCTGCGTGGTATACGTGCCGCAAAGCCGCTACGACCCGGCCCCGCCGCCGCAGGTCGTCGTCGCGCCCATGCCCTGTCCGGCCGGATACGGCTGGTCGCCGGGATACGGCTGCGTACCGGTTCCCGAGCCGTCGGCCCCGGCCTATGCCCCGGTCATCACCCGGGTCAAGGCGGCGACACTCAACCTGCGGGCCTGTCCGGGCACGTCCTGCGCGGTGACCGCCACCCTCGTCCAGGGCGAGGAGGTCCAGGTTCTGGGCTACGGCGACGGCTGGACGCGGGTGTACGTCCCGGCCCGCGCCCTGGAAGGCTGGCTCTCCGGCCGCCATCTCTCGGATTATTAG
- a CDS encoding LysM peptidoglycan-binding domain-containing protein: protein MRANLEPELWDSKVLEDIKRGRPLTEQEKRALSSRGEIQFDLDVRETEEVQMFLQYFSMEKRGTMERWLVRAEPHLAYVRAVMTSFNLPPDLVVLPFIESGYNSMAYSHAGAGGMWQFMPYTAKRFGLTVDWWEDERRNPYKATVAAAKYLTVLYQMFGDWHLALAAYNAGEGKVSRAMAQSGQQDFFDLAKNPALLKQETRHYVPKFLAVLKIFQNLDTLGFRPVNWQAGPTMKEVPVPGGTDLLAMAQAVGVDWESFHEANAGFRRQVSPPGRESTVYVPQAKYELAMAFLKNPESHSPAGYQTYLAQSGETWWNISRRTGIPVAALREYNAQVPDTLTSGTAVRIPASGSSKEAGLLAEFEDRGAPSAKAPASSKHRVRKGESLQAIAARYGVSVSELAQANRMKGSSKLSVGRWLTIPGGGSDAQMARAPSLPTEIRQMAATGTNASSHTIQKGDTVSAISSRYGVSPQELMAANNIASPQSLSIGKVLVIPGAETKSAQALVAQKTASDKAAAGKKPSGKASAANPAASPDTGRSASYVVKPGDTVHAIAKRFSVNPQALLAANALSSPNALQAGKTLSIPASAATQAPGAQATAVPAAKTALRDVAPFTPKPFQVAQATAAQPPLPAGSVQTAAKTTPAVAPLPTPKPIAPAALPQPATAPSAAKPVATPAAKGVSHKVAQGDTVWGIAKKFGVEPKALMSTNNLKDASSLRVGDSLTIPRP from the coding sequence ATGCGGGCCAACCTTGAGCCTGAGTTGTGGGATTCCAAAGTCCTTGAGGACATCAAACGCGGCCGCCCCTTGACCGAGCAGGAGAAACGCGCCCTGTCCTCGCGCGGCGAAATCCAGTTTGACCTGGATGTGCGCGAGACCGAGGAAGTCCAAATGTTTCTCCAGTATTTCTCCATGGAGAAACGCGGCACCATGGAACGCTGGCTGGTGCGCGCCGAGCCGCATCTGGCTTATGTCCGGGCCGTCATGACCAGCTTCAACCTGCCTCCCGACCTCGTGGTGCTTCCCTTTATCGAATCCGGCTACAACTCCATGGCCTATTCCCACGCCGGTGCGGGCGGCATGTGGCAGTTCATGCCCTACACCGCCAAACGCTTCGGCCTGACCGTGGACTGGTGGGAGGACGAGCGCCGCAATCCCTACAAGGCCACGGTGGCCGCCGCCAAATACCTCACCGTGCTGTATCAGATGTTCGGGGACTGGCACCTGGCCCTGGCCGCCTACAACGCCGGGGAGGGCAAGGTCTCCCGGGCCATGGCCCAAAGCGGCCAGCAGGACTTTTTCGATCTGGCCAAAAATCCCGCCCTGCTCAAACAGGAAACGCGCCATTACGTGCCCAAGTTTTTGGCTGTGCTCAAGATCTTCCAGAACCTGGACACCCTGGGATTCCGGCCGGTCAACTGGCAGGCCGGGCCAACCATGAAGGAAGTCCCGGTTCCAGGCGGCACGGACCTGCTGGCCATGGCCCAGGCCGTGGGAGTGGACTGGGAGAGCTTCCACGAGGCCAACGCCGGGTTCCGCCGCCAGGTAAGCCCCCCGGGGCGGGAAAGCACGGTCTACGTGCCCCAGGCCAAGTATGAGCTGGCCATGGCCTTCCTGAAAAATCCCGAATCCCACTCCCCGGCCGGCTACCAGACCTATCTGGCCCAGTCCGGCGAGACATGGTGGAACATCTCCCGGCGCACGGGCATCCCCGTGGCGGCGCTTCGCGAATACAACGCCCAGGTTCCCGATACCCTGACGTCGGGCACGGCCGTGCGCATCCCGGCCAGCGGGTCGAGCAAGGAGGCCGGGCTTCTGGCCGAATTCGAAGACCGGGGCGCGCCATCCGCCAAGGCCCCGGCCTCGAGCAAACACCGCGTGCGCAAAGGCGAATCCCTCCAGGCCATCGCCGCGCGCTACGGCGTGTCCGTCAGCGAACTGGCCCAGGCCAACCGCATGAAGGGCTCAAGCAAACTGTCCGTCGGCCGCTGGCTGACCATCCCCGGTGGCGGTTCAGACGCCCAAATGGCCCGGGCTCCGAGCCTGCCCACGGAAATCCGGCAGATGGCCGCCACGGGCACGAACGCCTCCAGCCACACCATCCAAAAGGGCGACACTGTCAGCGCCATTTCCTCACGCTACGGCGTCTCCCCCCAGGAACTCATGGCCGCCAACAACATCGCCTCGCCCCAAAGCCTGTCCATCGGCAAGGTGCTGGTCATCCCCGGCGCGGAGACCAAATCCGCCCAGGCCCTGGTGGCCCAGAAGACGGCGTCCGACAAGGCCGCCGCCGGGAAAAAGCCCTCCGGCAAGGCCTCCGCCGCAAATCCCGCCGCATCGCCAGACACCGGCCGCTCGGCCTCCTACGTGGTCAAGCCGGGCGACACCGTCCACGCCATCGCCAAGCGTTTTTCCGTCAACCCCCAGGCGCTTCTGGCCGCCAACGCACTGTCCTCGCCCAACGCCCTCCAGGCTGGGAAAACCCTTTCCATTCCGGCCTCCGCCGCCACCCAGGCCCCTGGCGCCCAGGCGACAGCCGTCCCCGCTGCAAAGACCGCCCTCCGGGATGTCGCCCCGTTTACGCCCAAGCCTTTCCAGGTGGCCCAGGCAACGGCCGCGCAGCCTCCCCTCCCCGCCGGGTCCGTCCAGACGGCGGCCAAGACCACGCCTGCGGTTGCGCCACTTCCCACGCCCAAGCCCATCGCCCCGGCCGCCCTTCCGCAGCCCGCGACAGCGCCTTCCGCCGCCAAACCCGTCGCCACGCCCGCAGCAAAGGGCGTCAGCCACAAGGTGGCCCAGGGCGACACCGTGTGGGGCATCGCCAAAAAATTCGGCGTGGAGCCCAAGGCCCTCATGTCCACCAACAATCTGAAAGACGCCTCGTCCCTGCGCGTAGGCGACAGCCTGACCATCCCCCGGCCCTGA
- the argF gene encoding ornithine carbamoyltransferase, with the protein MAPHFLTILDMTCADAWKVLGKAADMKAEDYRSNLLAGKSIALVFEKASTRTRVSFEVAIAHLGGRAIFMTSQDSQLGRHEPVRDTARVLSRYVDGMVVRTFGHDKLKELAAHSAVPVVNALSDDYHPCQVLSDILTIREHASDLTGVRVAYVGDGNNMAHSWINAAVHFPIELTLATPEQYAPNPRILEHALSLGAKVRLTHDPVSGVAGANYVYTDVWASMGQEAEQDARAKVFSPFQVNEALLSRAAPGCMALHCLPAHRGEEITDEVMEGPRSLLWDQAENRLHMQKAILEWVFDSGARAD; encoded by the coding sequence ATGGCCCCACATTTTCTCACCATTTTGGACATGACCTGCGCCGACGCCTGGAAGGTGCTCGGCAAAGCCGCCGACATGAAGGCCGAGGACTATCGCAGCAACCTGCTGGCCGGGAAAAGCATCGCCCTGGTTTTCGAAAAGGCCTCCACCCGCACCCGGGTGTCCTTCGAGGTGGCCATCGCCCACCTGGGCGGCAGGGCCATCTTCATGACCAGCCAGGATTCCCAGCTTGGCCGCCACGAACCCGTGCGCGACACCGCCCGCGTCCTGTCCCGGTATGTGGACGGCATGGTGGTGCGCACCTTCGGCCACGACAAGCTCAAGGAACTGGCCGCCCATAGCGCCGTGCCGGTCGTCAACGCCCTATCCGACGACTACCACCCCTGCCAGGTCCTAAGCGACATCCTGACCATCCGGGAACATGCCTCGGATCTGACCGGCGTGCGCGTGGCCTATGTGGGCGACGGCAACAACATGGCCCATTCCTGGATCAACGCCGCTGTGCATTTCCCCATCGAACTGACCCTGGCCACTCCCGAGCAGTACGCGCCCAACCCGCGCATCCTGGAACATGCCCTGTCCCTGGGGGCCAAGGTCCGCCTGACCCACGATCCGGTTTCCGGCGTAGCTGGGGCCAACTACGTCTATACCGACGTGTGGGCCTCCATGGGCCAGGAGGCCGAACAGGACGCCCGGGCCAAAGTCTTTTCCCCCTTCCAGGTGAACGAGGCGCTGCTTTCCCGCGCCGCGCCGGGCTGCATGGCCCTGCACTGCCTGCCCGCCCATCGGGGCGAGGAGATCACCGACGAGGTTATGGAGGGCCCGCGTTCCCTGCTCTGGGACCAGGCTGAAAACCGGCTGCACATGCAAAAGGCCATCCTGGAATGGGTCTTCGATTCCGGGGCCAGGGCCGATTAA
- a CDS encoding TrmH family RNA methyltransferase, whose amino-acid sequence MPGKKPVRELLSTDPRRVDAVVMRRDRHGKDMADILDACRAAGVRFRFAPKEDLDRLCGGATHQGVVALLAAAPLADLGDVLDSGLASPFPVVLALDQVQDTGNVGALARTLYALGGGGMVIPKHEAARLGPGAARASAGALSRLAVHKAVNLSRALETFADRGYAIVCATDDPEAVDAFTAQLPFPMVLVLGNEDKGIRSCVAKRCDLKLRIPFARQFDSLNVAQAGAVILGLAAAQRARAAD is encoded by the coding sequence GTGCCGGGCAAAAAACCCGTGCGCGAACTGCTTTCCACGGACCCGCGCCGGGTGGACGCCGTGGTCATGCGTCGGGACCGGCACGGCAAGGACATGGCCGATATCCTCGACGCCTGCCGGGCCGCCGGGGTGCGCTTCCGGTTCGCCCCCAAGGAAGATCTGGACCGGTTGTGCGGCGGGGCCACCCACCAGGGGGTCGTGGCGCTTTTGGCCGCCGCGCCACTGGCCGATCTGGGGGATGTGCTCGACTCCGGACTGGCCTCGCCGTTCCCTGTCGTCCTGGCCCTGGACCAGGTGCAGGACACGGGCAATGTCGGCGCCCTGGCCCGTACCCTCTACGCCCTGGGCGGCGGCGGCATGGTCATCCCCAAGCACGAGGCCGCCCGGCTCGGTCCCGGCGCGGCCCGGGCCTCGGCCGGTGCCCTGTCCCGGCTGGCGGTGCATAAGGCCGTGAACCTTTCCCGGGCCCTGGAGACGTTTGCCGACCGGGGCTACGCCATCGTCTGCGCCACGGACGACCCCGAGGCCGTCGACGCCTTCACCGCGCAACTGCCGTTTCCCATGGTGCTGGTGCTGGGCAACGAAGACAAAGGCATCCGGTCCTGCGTGGCCAAACGCTGCGACCTGAAACTGCGCATCCCCTTCGCCCGACAGTTCGACTCCCTAAACGTCGCCCAGGCCGGCGCCGTCATCCTGGGACTGGCCGCCGCCCAACGCGCCCGCGCGGCGGACTGA